The following proteins come from a genomic window of Acinetobacter baumannii:
- a CDS encoding MarR family winged helix-turn-helix transcriptional regulator has protein sequence MTKKYARFLPTTESFTLEDFPYYWITQVHAQYVQNIDNALKKYGLDNSRRRIMLALSSKPHASVSELSDMIISKMSTTTKIVYRLKDEGLVETYSCQSDGRITRVYLTERGTEMINKINDLTSVVLEQSFEGITPLQLEKMMESLKLLLKNLSR, from the coding sequence ATGACAAAGAAGTATGCGCGTTTTTTACCTACAACAGAATCTTTCACTCTTGAAGATTTTCCATATTATTGGATTACTCAGGTCCATGCTCAATATGTACAAAATATTGATAATGCCCTCAAAAAATATGGCCTAGATAATTCACGTCGTCGTATTATGCTTGCGCTAAGTAGTAAACCTCACGCTAGCGTATCAGAGCTATCTGATATGATTATTTCAAAAATGTCGACTACCACTAAAATTGTTTATCGCTTAAAAGATGAAGGCTTAGTTGAAACCTATTCTTGTCAATCAGATGGTCGTATTACACGTGTATATCTTACCGAACGTGGTACAGAAATGATTAATAAAATTAATGATCTAACGAGTGTAGTACTTGAACAATCATTCGAAGGTATCACCCCTCTTCAACTAGAAAAAATGATGGAAAGCTTAAAATTGCTTTTAAAAAATCTTTCTCGATAA
- a CDS encoding GGDEF domain-containing protein: MTSMSNTTQKHFIVEQFPLPTWVSDEKGLILYCNTECTKYWRDTSPPLFQQWLDFVYPADLEEVKNKWLDAIRLRSRIEFKCRLLHKTHYYRWCKISIQLSKYHESSQENEWFISFLDIDQDIQEQQSLRKDIDIQNQMLDISVDCIKVLNTDGTVSHMNKSGCLALGIPVDEKKFGMRWLDLLPPHIRKRGRVALKKALQGKVARFAGMSCLPNQEPEYWDNMLTPIQHTNGEIIQILCVSRNVTQQYLTENRLRDISERDELTGLFNRRSFKLQLKRTLAYSRETQTSVGLLLIDLDHFKHINDTIGHSAGDHLLKILSKRFNQCVDHERCSVARLGGDEFAVIVSHLENENNVRELAEVLLQQLNQPITYAGNVLNGGMSIGCAIYPQDAVDQSSLLSCADMALHDLKARGRGGIRMYNPSMMQLTEAIASQLNIARQLIRHHTIQPYYQPKVDLKTHAVVGFEALLRWHTTSAQRGLPSQIAEAFKDYDLASKIGEIMQQQVLHDIAKWIKLGFEPLPVSLNAAPVEFLRDNYAERLLKKINQLEIPTHLIEIEVTEHMLGDRGSEYVIRALNKLKQHGVRIALDDFGTGFSSLTHIRDYPIDCLKVDCSFIQKMQHDPSIYAIVQAIGLLAPNLSLGLIAEGIETPEQEELLLQFGYNIGQGFLFESAIDANQVISILKQGQAYLESHYSMN; this comes from the coding sequence ATGACTTCAATGTCGAACACTACCCAAAAGCATTTTATTGTTGAGCAGTTTCCTTTACCGACTTGGGTCAGTGATGAAAAAGGCTTAATTTTATACTGCAATACGGAGTGTACAAAGTACTGGCGCGATACTTCTCCTCCATTGTTTCAACAATGGCTAGATTTCGTGTACCCTGCCGATTTAGAAGAAGTTAAAAACAAATGGTTAGATGCGATACGACTCCGATCAAGAATTGAATTTAAATGCCGTCTTTTGCATAAAACCCATTATTATCGATGGTGCAAAATTTCTATTCAATTGTCGAAATACCATGAATCTTCTCAAGAAAATGAATGGTTTATTAGTTTTCTAGATATTGACCAAGATATACAAGAGCAGCAAAGCTTACGAAAAGATATCGATATACAAAATCAAATGCTCGATATCAGTGTCGATTGTATTAAGGTTTTAAATACAGATGGCACTGTATCTCATATGAATAAATCAGGATGCCTTGCATTAGGCATACCTGTAGATGAAAAAAAATTTGGCATGAGATGGTTAGATCTTTTACCTCCTCATATTCGTAAACGTGGAAGAGTTGCTTTAAAAAAAGCCCTGCAAGGTAAAGTAGCCCGATTCGCCGGCATGAGTTGTTTACCAAATCAAGAGCCTGAGTATTGGGATAATATGCTCACCCCAATTCAACATACAAACGGCGAAATTATTCAGATATTGTGTGTTTCGCGTAATGTCACTCAACAGTATCTTACCGAAAACCGTCTAAGGGATATTAGCGAGAGAGATGAACTCACAGGATTATTTAATAGACGTTCATTTAAGCTACAACTAAAACGCACCCTAGCCTACTCAAGAGAAACCCAAACCAGTGTAGGGCTACTTTTAATTGATCTAGATCATTTCAAGCATATTAATGACACTATAGGTCATAGTGCTGGTGATCACTTATTAAAAATCCTGTCTAAACGTTTTAATCAGTGCGTAGACCATGAACGATGTTCTGTCGCTCGGTTGGGTGGCGATGAGTTCGCAGTTATTGTTAGCCATTTAGAAAATGAGAATAATGTTCGTGAACTTGCTGAAGTATTGCTTCAACAACTCAATCAACCCATTACATATGCTGGGAATGTGCTTAACGGCGGCATGAGCATTGGCTGCGCCATTTATCCTCAAGATGCAGTTGATCAATCGAGCTTATTAAGTTGTGCCGATATGGCATTACATGACTTAAAAGCCCGTGGTCGTGGCGGCATACGTATGTATAACCCAAGTATGATGCAGTTAACCGAGGCAATCGCCTCTCAACTCAACATTGCTCGCCAGCTTATTCGTCATCATACCATTCAGCCCTACTATCAACCCAAAGTCGATCTAAAAACTCATGCTGTAGTGGGCTTTGAAGCATTACTCCGCTGGCATACGACTTCGGCCCAAAGAGGTTTGCCTTCTCAGATTGCTGAAGCTTTTAAAGACTACGATTTAGCCAGTAAAATTGGTGAAATCATGCAACAACAAGTTTTGCATGATATTGCTAAATGGATAAAATTAGGTTTTGAGCCGCTTCCTGTTTCTCTAAATGCCGCACCAGTTGAGTTCTTAAGAGATAACTATGCTGAACGTTTATTAAAAAAGATTAATCAACTTGAAATTCCTACCCATTTAATTGAAATAGAAGTTACTGAACATATGCTGGGTGACCGTGGTTCTGAATATGTTATTCGCGCGCTCAATAAACTAAAACAGCATGGGGTACGCATTGCTTTAGATGACTTCGGAACAGGTTTCTCTTCTTTAACACATATAAGAGACTATCCTATTGATTGCTTAAAAGTTGATTGTAGCTTTATACAAAAGATGCAACATGATCCATCCATTTATGCAATTGTTCAGGCAATTGGCTTACTTGCTCCAAATCTCTCACTCGGATTAATTGCAGAAGGTATTGAAACACCAGAACAAGAAGAATTACTTCTTCAATTTGGATACAACATAGGGCAAGGTTTTTTATTTGAATCAGCTATTGATGCTAATCAGGTGATCTCTATTCTTAAACAGGGTCAGGCTTATCTAGAAAGTCACTATTCTATGAATTAA
- a CDS encoding universal stress protein produces MSYHHILVPVDGSPTSLIAVNHAASLAKAFSSKVTLVYALTIDPFISVEIIDSTEIAQDYFNKARASIQSILDQAKEQFSQHGISVETKIVEGQTIHTEIIKAATELKADLLVIGSHGRKGFKKFFLGSVTQALLGEIHVPVLVVTE; encoded by the coding sequence ATGAGTTATCACCATATTTTAGTTCCGGTCGATGGTTCTCCTACTTCACTTATTGCTGTTAATCATGCTGCAAGTCTTGCTAAAGCCTTTAGTAGTAAAGTTACTTTGGTATATGCGCTCACTATTGATCCATTTATTTCAGTTGAAATTATTGATAGTACAGAAATTGCGCAAGATTATTTTAATAAAGCGAGAGCTTCGATTCAGAGCATTTTAGATCAAGCTAAAGAACAATTTAGCCAACATGGAATTTCTGTTGAAACCAAAATTGTTGAAGGTCAAACAATTCATACAGAAATCATCAAAGCAGCAACTGAGCTAAAAGCTGATTTATTAGTGATTGGTTCTCATGGGCGAAAAGGTTTTAAAAAGTTCTTCTTAGGAAGTGTAACTCAAGCACTCTTAGGAGAAATTCATGTGCCAGTATTGGTCGTAACTGAATAA
- a CDS encoding glucose/sorbosone family PQQ-dependent dehydrogenase has product MNKHLLAKITLLGAAQLFTFHTAFADIPLTPAQFAKAKTENFDKKVILSNLNKPHALLWGPDNQIWLTERATGKILRVNPVSGSAKTVFQVPEIVSDADGQNGLLGFAFHPDFKHNPYIYISGTFKNPKSTDKELPNQTIIRRYTYNKTTDTFEKPIDLIAGLPSSKDHQSGRLVIGPDQKIYYTIGDQGRNQLAYLFLSNQAQHTPTQQELNSKDYHTYMGKVLRLNLDGSIPKDNPSFNGVVSHIYTLGHRNPQGLAFAPNGKLLQSEQGPNSDDEINLVLKGGNYGWPNVAGYKDDSGYAYANYSAATNKSQIKDLAQNGIKVATGVPVTKESEWTGKNFVPPLKTLYTVQDTYNYNDPTCGEMAYICWPTVAPSSAYVYTGGKKAIPGWENTLLVPSLKRGVIFRIKLDPTYSTTLDDAIPMFKSNNRYRDVIASPEGNTLYVLTDTAGNVQKDDGSVTHTLENPGSLIKFTYNGK; this is encoded by the coding sequence ATGAATAAACATTTATTAGCAAAAATCACTCTTTTAGGTGCTGCACAACTATTTACGTTTCATACGGCATTTGCAGATATACCTCTGACACCTGCTCAGTTCGCAAAAGCGAAAACAGAAAATTTTGATAAAAAAGTGATTCTGTCCAATTTAAATAAACCACATGCTTTGTTATGGGGGCCAGATAATCAAATTTGGTTAACCGAACGTGCAACTGGCAAAATTTTAAGAGTAAATCCTGTATCTGGTAGCGCGAAAACAGTATTTCAGGTTCCTGAAATTGTGAGTGATGCTGATGGGCAAAATGGTTTGTTAGGTTTTGCTTTTCATCCTGACTTTAAACATAACCCTTATATCTATATTTCAGGCACTTTTAAAAATCCAAAATCTACAGATAAAGAGTTACCTAATCAGACAATTATTCGTAGATATACCTATAATAAAACTACAGATACATTTGAAAAGCCTATTGATTTGATTGCAGGTTTACCGTCATCAAAAGATCATCAGTCTGGTCGTCTCGTTATTGGTCCAGACCAAAAAATCTACTATACGATTGGTGACCAAGGTCGTAATCAGTTAGCTTATCTATTCTTATCGAATCAGGCACAGCATACTCCGACTCAGCAAGAGCTCAATAGTAAAGACTACCATACATATATGGGTAAAGTATTACGCTTAAATCTGGACGGCAGTATACCTAAAGACAACCCAAGCTTTAACGGCGTAGTGAGTCATATCTACACTTTAGGGCACCGTAATCCACAAGGTTTAGCATTTGCCCCAAATGGAAAGCTTTTACAATCTGAGCAAGGACCAAATTCTGATGATGAAATTAACCTTGTATTAAAAGGTGGTAACTATGGCTGGCCAAATGTAGCTGGTTATAAAGATGACAGTGGTTATGCCTATGCAAACTATTCGGCAGCAACCAATAAATCACAAATTAAAGATTTAGCTCAAAACGGGATAAAAGTAGCAACAGGTGTTCCTGTGACTAAAGAGTCTGAATGGACTGGTAAAAACTTTGTGCCACCTTTGAAAACTTTATATACGGTACAAGATACCTATAACTATAATGACCCTACTTGTGGTGAGATGGCATATATTTGCTGGCCAACGGTTGCACCGTCATCGGCATATGTATATACGGGAGGCAAAAAAGCGATTCCAGGGTGGGAAAATACATTATTGGTCCCATCTTTAAAACGTGGGGTGATTTTCCGTATTAAATTGGACCCGACATATAGCACGACTTTGGATGATGCTATCCCAATGTTTAAAAGCAATAACCGTTATCGTGATGTCATCGCTAGTCCAGAAGGTAATACCTTATATGTGCTGACTGATACAGCGGGAAATGTACAAAAAGATGATGGTTCAGTCACTCATACTTTAGAGAATCCCGGTTCTCTCATTAAATTTACATATAACGGTAAGTAA
- a CDS encoding SOS response-associated peptidase family protein, translating into MCANFKPLKKEHSYQLDLLEPTFDYKSDVYPSDDCPIILSHQNEWEWRKVKFGMLPPYAKEISFKYATYNARTETVDHKRSFKHAWSNDQFGLVPVEAIYEPKYINGKAHWYGIFRQDGKPFTLAAIYEETIIDEQKVRTMSLLTINADRHSFMKQFHKPDDEKRSIIVIPDHLRNDWLNCKHTDAPDFFLDMPLNEFTSLPKAEMNKS; encoded by the coding sequence ATGTGTGCAAATTTTAAACCCCTTAAGAAAGAGCATTCTTATCAATTAGACTTACTTGAACCCACCTTTGATTACAAATCAGATGTCTATCCAAGTGATGATTGCCCAATAATCTTATCTCATCAAAATGAATGGGAATGGCGAAAAGTTAAATTTGGAATGTTGCCACCATATGCGAAAGAAATTTCATTTAAATATGCAACTTATAATGCAAGAACTGAAACGGTTGATCACAAACGTTCATTTAAACATGCCTGGTCAAATGATCAATTTGGCCTAGTTCCTGTTGAAGCTATTTATGAACCGAAATATATCAATGGTAAAGCACATTGGTATGGCATCTTTCGTCAAGATGGGAAGCCATTTACGCTTGCAGCAATTTATGAAGAAACCATAATTGATGAGCAGAAAGTTAGAACAATGTCACTATTAACAATCAATGCAGATCGACATTCTTTTATGAAACAGTTTCATAAACCTGACGATGAAAAACGTTCAATTATTGTAATACCTGACCATCTTAGAAACGATTGGTTAAATTGCAAACACACTGACGCTCCTGACTTTTTCTTAGATATGCCATTAAATGAATTTACGTCTCTGCCTAAAGCAGAAATGAACAAATCATAA